From Diospyros lotus cultivar Yz01 chromosome 4, ASM1463336v1, whole genome shotgun sequence, a single genomic window includes:
- the LOC127799785 gene encoding uncharacterized protein LOC127799785 — protein sequence MSPLKALFGYKPPILPVVSNYSTVPTVEEYLQQRMEVLQQLKRELALAQNRMKQISDKKRSERNFEVGEEMYLRLWYPYLKSISHGQVSKLSPKYYGPFPIIDRIRQVAYRLQLSKNSHIHLVFHVSLLKKSVGAQKVSPSLPTLPRENREALKPEAIVDRRVIYQQGAPLIQVLVKWRDKMAEDSTWEYLFYLLKQFPRSANLLSILEDKNS from the coding sequence ATGTCCCCATTAAAAGCCCTGTTTGGTTACAAACCGCCTATTTTACCAGTAGTGAGCAACTATTCAACGGTGCCCACTGTGGAGGAATATTTGCAGCAAAGAATGGAGGTTTTGCAGCAGCTAAAAAGGGAGTTAGCTTTAGCTcaaaataggatgaagcaaATTTCGGACAAAAAGAGAAGTGAGAGGAATTTTGAGGTGGGAGAAGAAATGTATTTGCGGCTTTGGTACCCTTATTTGAAGTCTATATCCCATGGACAAGTGTCCAAGCTTAGCCCTAAATATTATGGGCCCTTTCCCATAATTGATAGGATCAGACAAGTAGCCTATCGACTGCAACTTTCGAAGAACTCCCACATCCACCTAGTGTTCCATGTGTCCCTCTTGAAGAAGTCAGTAGGAGCACAAAAGGTGAGTCCCTCCCTACCTACGCTGCCTAGGGAAAATCGTGAAGCTCTAAAACCAGAGGCCATAGTGGACAGGCGAGTCATTTACCAACAAGGGGCACCACTAATCCAGGTATTAGTCAAGTGGCGAGATAAGATGGCTGAGGACAGCACTTGGGAGTACCTTTTTTATTTGCTCAAGCAGTTCCCAAGATCAGCCAATCTTCTTAgcattcttgaggacaagaattctTGA